In one Labrys wisconsinensis genomic region, the following are encoded:
- a CDS encoding type II toxin-antitoxin system HicA family toxin, which produces MSEAEKLLTRMRNNPRDWSIEDLKALAKRHGLDWRQPGTSHVTFSCPGRQPLTVPSHKPVKPIYISRFVALIDSIAGQNDD; this is translated from the coding sequence ATGAGCGAGGCTGAAAAGCTCCTCACGCGGATGCGCAACAATCCGCGCGATTGGTCGATCGAGGATCTGAAGGCGCTGGCGAAGCGACACGGCCTGGATTGGCGACAACCGGGGACGAGTCATGTGACGTTCAGCTGCCCCGGCCGCCAACCTTTGACTGTTCCGTCTCACAAGCCGGTCAAGCCAATCTACATCTCCCGATTTGTCGCCTTGATCGACAGCATCGCAGGCCAGAATGATGACTGA
- a CDS encoding type II toxin-antitoxin system HicB family antitoxin, producing MMTDTEALPRFEIRPLSQEEGGGYLIEFPDYPGCIADGETPEDTIREGKDALTSYVRTLKELGRPIPATGEVYGGQWRQRVPKSLHAALARRAEREGVSLNTLVTTLLAEGLGRRGGATFQ from the coding sequence ATGATGACTGACACGGAAGCCCTGCCCCGATTCGAGATCCGTCCTCTCTCCCAGGAAGAAGGAGGCGGCTATCTCATCGAGTTCCCGGATTATCCCGGCTGCATTGCGGACGGCGAGACGCCGGAGGATACGATCCGGGAAGGAAAAGACGCTTTGACTTCCTATGTGAGGACGCTGAAGGAACTCGGCCGTCCGATCCCCGCCACGGGCGAGGTCTATGGCGGCCAATGGCGACAGCGTGTCCCGAAATCCCTGCATGCGGCCCTGGCGCGTAGAGCGGAGCGCGAAGGCGTGTCGTTGAATACTTTGGTGACGACCCTCCTCGCCGAAGGCCTCGGCCGACGCGGCGGCGCGACGTTCCAATAG
- a CDS encoding NAD(P)/FAD-dependent oxidoreductase, translated as MVIIGAGEAGVRAALALRQEGHAGPVTLVGDEAHAPYERPPLSKDTLTGDDDPQPRTIADAAALAAAGIEWLAGRRAVTIERADRRVVLADGTALAYDKLLLATGAIARRIPFPGSGAGRCLTLRSFDDSLALRRRLSPGARVAIIGGGFIGLELAASASRRGATVSLIEAQPRILARGVPAEIAEVVHRRHRDAGVALVCGTGIAAIEAEGEGAVVVLADGRRVEADLVVLGVGAAPVTALAEAANLTIDNGIAADATLRTSDPDIYAAGDCCSFPLPVYGGRRVRLESWRSAQEQGGLAARNMLGAGEAVSAVPWFWSDQHDLTLQVAGLADEGVRTVRRDLTADAFILFHLAADGRLVAAGGIGPGNAVARDIRLAEMLIGRRASPDPALLAEAGYRLKGLLAA; from the coding sequence ATGGTGATTATCGGGGCGGGCGAGGCCGGTGTCCGCGCGGCGCTCGCCCTGCGCCAGGAGGGCCATGCCGGTCCGGTGACGCTCGTCGGCGACGAGGCGCATGCGCCCTATGAGCGCCCGCCGCTGTCCAAGGACACGCTGACGGGCGACGACGACCCGCAGCCCCGCACCATCGCCGATGCCGCCGCCCTCGCCGCCGCCGGCATCGAGTGGCTCGCCGGCCGCCGGGCGGTGACCATCGAGCGGGCGGACCGGCGCGTCGTCCTCGCCGACGGCACCGCGCTCGCCTACGACAAGCTGCTGCTGGCGACCGGTGCCATCGCCCGCCGCATCCCCTTTCCCGGCTCGGGCGCCGGGCGCTGCCTCACCCTGCGCAGCTTCGACGACAGCCTGGCGCTGCGCCGGCGCCTTTCGCCTGGCGCGCGCGTGGCCATCATCGGCGGCGGCTTCATCGGGCTGGAGCTGGCGGCGAGCGCCAGCCGGCGCGGCGCCACGGTCAGCCTGATCGAGGCGCAGCCGCGCATCCTCGCCCGCGGCGTCCCGGCCGAGATCGCCGAGGTGGTCCACCGGCGGCACCGCGACGCCGGCGTCGCCCTGGTCTGCGGCACCGGCATCGCGGCGATCGAGGCGGAGGGCGAGGGCGCCGTCGTCGTGCTCGCCGACGGCCGGCGCGTCGAGGCCGACCTGGTCGTGCTCGGCGTCGGCGCTGCCCCCGTGACCGCCCTGGCCGAGGCGGCGAATCTTACGATCGACAACGGCATCGCCGCGGACGCGACGCTGCGCACCTCCGACCCCGATATCTACGCCGCGGGCGATTGCTGCTCCTTCCCGTTGCCGGTCTATGGCGGGCGGCGGGTCCGGCTCGAATCCTGGCGCAGCGCCCAGGAGCAGGGCGGGCTCGCCGCCCGCAACATGCTCGGTGCCGGCGAGGCCGTGTCCGCCGTGCCCTGGTTCTGGTCGGACCAGCACGACCTCACCCTGCAGGTCGCCGGGCTGGCAGACGAAGGCGTCCGGACGGTGCGCCGCGATCTCACCGCCGATGCTTTCATCCTGTTCCACCTCGCCGCGGACGGCCGCCTGGTCGCCGCCGGCGGCATCGGCCCGGGCAATGCCGTCGCCCGCGACATCCGCCTCGCCGAGATGCTGATCGGCCGGCGTGCATCCCCGGACCCGGCCCTGCTGGCCGAGGCCGGCTATCGGCTCAAGGGCCTGCTGGCGGCGTAG
- a CDS encoding helix-turn-helix domain-containing protein has translation MSINLEIRRYGGADRHVHDYSQVLFPLRGAMRVDIEGRTEVVASNCVALIPRDHVHDFAPTPDCRFMVVDVDVAALSEERLPALLRAGEPSLTRLDPWLWRLFRLLGDEVEADGQRAREAVHLVMSGLQLVRPGEALRPRRKAEQRILGVACAYGEGSEGGSVGDAARAAGLGQSQFHALFRATVGLSPKQYRLAKLFGRAVDRLVETADPISAIAYDLGYQDVSSFNRQFRRRFGMTPSQLRRGDRPAPGG, from the coding sequence ATGTCGATCAACCTCGAAATTCGCCGGTATGGCGGCGCCGACCGCCATGTCCACGACTACAGCCAGGTCCTCTTCCCCCTGCGCGGCGCCATGCGCGTCGACATCGAGGGCAGGACCGAGGTCGTCGCCAGCAATTGCGTGGCCCTCATCCCGCGCGATCATGTCCACGATTTCGCGCCCACGCCGGATTGCCGCTTCATGGTGGTGGACGTCGACGTGGCCGCCCTTTCGGAGGAGCGGTTGCCGGCGCTGCTGCGCGCCGGGGAGCCGTCGCTGACGCGCCTCGATCCCTGGCTCTGGCGGCTGTTCCGCCTGCTCGGCGACGAGGTCGAGGCGGACGGGCAGCGGGCGCGCGAGGCCGTCCACCTCGTGATGAGCGGGCTGCAGCTCGTCCGCCCGGGCGAGGCGCTCCGGCCGCGGCGCAAGGCGGAGCAGCGGATCCTCGGCGTTGCCTGCGCCTATGGCGAGGGCTCGGAAGGCGGCAGCGTCGGCGACGCGGCCCGCGCGGCCGGCCTGGGGCAGAGCCAGTTCCACGCCCTGTTCCGGGCCACGGTCGGCCTCTCGCCGAAACAGTACCGGCTGGCGAAGCTGTTCGGGCGCGCCGTCGACCGGCTGGTCGAGACCGCCGATCCGATCTCCGCCATCGCCTACGATCTCGGCTACCAGGACGTCTCCTCCTTCAACCGGCAGTTTCGCCGGCGCTTCGGCATGACGCCGTCGCAGCTCCGTCGGGGCGACAGGCCGGCGCCAGGCGGCTGA